A genomic region of Equus caballus isolate H_3958 breed thoroughbred chromosome 1, TB-T2T, whole genome shotgun sequence contains the following coding sequences:
- the NFATC4 gene encoding nuclear factor of activated T-cells, cytoplasmic 4 isoform X2, with protein MAFLSLERPEAAPHPWLQAWRQEGGLVLSLLVAGCTTLQNLRKDRDLGALAGPMGAASCEDEELEFKLVFGEEKEAPPLGAGGSGEELDSEDAPPCCRLALGEPPPYGAAPIGIPRPPPPRPGMHSPPPRPAPSPGTWESQPARSVRLGGLGGGSGGAGGGRILECPSIRITSISPTPEPPATLEDNPDAWVDGSPRDYPPPEGFGGYREAGGQGGGPFFSPSPGSSSLSSWSFFSDASDEAALYAACDEVESELNEAASRFGLGSPLPSPRASPRPWTPDDPWNLYGPSPGGRGPEDSWLLLSAPGPTPASPRPASPCGKRRYSSSGTPSSASPALSRRGSLGEEGPEPPPPPPLPLARDPGSPGPFDYVGAPPAESIPQKTRRTSSEQAVALPRSEEPAPCNGKLPSGAEEAAAPPGGPRKEVAGMDYLAVPSPLAWSKARIGGHSPIFRTSALPPLDWPLPSQYEQLELRIEVQPRAHHRAHYETEGSRGAVKAAPGGHPVVKLLGYSEKPLTLQMFIGTADERNLRPHAFYQVHRITGKMVATASYEAVVSGTKVLEMTLLPENNMAANIDCAGILKLRNSDIELRKGETDIGRKNTRVRLVFRVHVPQGSGKVVSVQTASVPIECSQRSAQELPQVEAYSPSACSVRGGEELVLTGSNFLPDSKVVFIERGPDGKLQWEEEATVNRLQSNEVTLTLTVPEYSNKRVSRPVQVYFYVSNGRRKRSPTQSFKFLPVIFKEEPLPDSSLRGFPSASGPPFGTDMDFSPPRPPYPSYPHEDPAYETPYLSEGFSYGTPPLYPQTGPPPSYRPGLRIFPETGGTTGCTRPPPVSFLPRPFPSDPYGGRGSPFPLGLPFSPPATFRPPLPSSPPNEGPFPPQSGVHPPPAEGYSEVGPSYGPGEGAPEQEKSRGGYSSSFRDGVPIQGITLEEVSEIIGRDLSGFPAPPGEEPPA; from the exons ATGGCCTTTCTCTCTTTAGAGCGGCCTGAAGCCGCTCCGCATCCTTGGCTTCAGGCTTGGAGGCAAGAGGGAGGATTGGTCCTTTCCTTGCTAGTTGCTGGCTGCACAACTCTTCAGAACTTAAGAAAGG ACCGGGACCTGGGGGCTCTGGCCGGACCCATGGGGGCAGCAAGCTGCGAGGATGAGGAGCTGGAATTTAAGCTGGTGTTCGGGGAGGAAAAGGAGGCCCCCCCGCTGGGCGCGGGGGGATCGGGGGAAG AACTGGACTCGGAGGATGCCCCGCCATGCTGCCGTCTGGCCCTGGGGGAGCCCCCTCCCTATGGCGCTGCCCCTATTGGCATTCCCCGGCCTCCACCCCCTCGGCCTGGCATGCACTCACCACCACCCCGCCCGGCCCCCTCACCTGGCACTTGGGAGAGCCAGCCAGCCCGGTCAGTGAGGCTGGGGGGGCTGGGAGGCGGTTCCGGGGGCGCTGGGGGAGGCCGTATTCTTGAGTGCCCCAGCATCCGCATCACCTCTATCTCtcccacgcctgaaccacctgccacactgGAGGACAACCCAGATGCCTGGGTGGACGGCTCCCCCAGGGATTACCCCCCACCAGAAGGCTTTGGAGGCTACCGAGAGGCAGGGGGCCAGGGCGGGGGCCCCTTCTTCAGCCCGAGCCCTGGCAGCAGCAGCCTGTCCTCGTGGAGCTTCTTCTCAGATGCCTCCGATGAGGCAGCCCTGTATGCGGCCTGCGACGAAGTGGAGTCTGAGCTCAATGAGGCGGCCTCGCGCTTTGGCCtgggctccccactgccctcgcCCCGGGCCTCTCCTAGGCCGTGGACCCCGGATGACCCCTGGAACCTGTATGGTCCAAGCCCCGGAGGCCGGGGGCCGGAGGATAGCTGGCTACTCCTCAGCGCTCCTGGGCCCACCCCGGCCTCCCCACGGCCTGCCTCTCCATGTGGCAAGCGGCGCTATTCCAGCTCGGGAACCCCATCTTCGGCCTCCCCAGCTCTGTCCCGCCGAGGCAGTCTAGGGGAGGAGGGGCCTGAGCCACCTCCACCACCCCCATTGCCTCTGGCCCGGGACCCTGGCTCCCCTGGCCCCTTTGACTACGTGGGGGCCCCACCTGCCGAGAGCATCCCACAGAAGACCCGGAGGACTTCCAGCGAGCAGGCAGTGGCCCTGCCTCGGTCTGAGGAGCCTGCCCCATGCAATGGAAAGCTGCCTTCTGGAGCAGAGGAGGCTGCAGCTCCCCCGGGGGGTCCTCGGAAGGAGGTGGCTGGCATGGACTACCTGGCAGTGCCCTCCCCACTGGCTTGGTCAAAGGCCCGGATTGGAGGACACAGCCCCATCTTCAG GACCTCTGCCCTACCCCCCCTGGACTGGCCTCTGCCAAGCCAGTATGAGCAGCTGGAGCTGAGGATCGAGGTGCAGCCTAGAGCCCACCACAGGGCCCACTATGAGACAGAGGGCAGCCGAGGAGCTGTCAAAGCTGCCCCTGGTGGTCACCCCGTAGTCAAG CTCCTAGGCTACAGTGAGAAGCCACTGACCCTACAGATGTTCATTGGCACTGCAGATGAGAGGAACCTGCGGCCTCATGCTTTCTATCAGGTGCACCGTATCACGGGCAAGATGGTGGCCACAGCCAGCTATGAAGCTGTAGTCAGTGGTACCAAGGTGTTGGAGATGACCCTGCTTCCTGAGAACAACATGGCAGCCAA CATCGACTGTGCTGGAATCCTGAAGCTTCGGAATTCCGACATTGAGCTGCGGAAGGGTGAGACGGACATCGGGCGCAAGAACACACGTGTGCGGCTGGTATTCCGGGTACACGTGCCCCAGGGCAGCGGGAAGGTCGTCTCGGTGCAGACAGCATCTGTGCCTATCGAGTGCT CCCAGCGCTCAGCCCAGGAGCTGCCCCAGGTGGAGGCCTACAGCCCCAGCGCCTGCTCcgtgagaggaggagaggaactAGTGCTAACAGGCTCCAACTTCCTGCCAGACTCTAAGGTGGTATTCATTGAGAGGGGCCCTG ATGGAAAGCtgcagtgggaggaggaggccaCAGTGAACCGGTTGCAGAGCAATGAG GTGACGCTGACCCTGACCGTCCCCGAGTACAGCAACAAGCGGGTGTCCCGGCCGGTCCAGGTCTACTTTTATGTCTCCAATGGGCGGAGGAAGCGCAGCCCTACCCAGAGTTTCAAGTTCCTGCCTG TGATCTTCAAGGAGGAGCCCCTGCCAGACTCATCTCTCCGGGGTTTCCCTTCAGCATCGGGCCCCCCCTTTGGCACTGACATGGACTTCTCACCACCCAGGCCCCCCTACCCCTCCTATCCCCATGAAGACCCTGCTTATGAAACTCCTTACCTGTCAGAAGGCTTCAGCTATGGCACGCCACCTCTATACCCCCAGACGGGGCCCCCGCCATCCTACAGACCTGGCCTGCGGATATTCCCTGAGACTGGGGGTACCACAGGTTGTACCCGCCCACCTCCAGTCTCCTTCCTTCCCCGGCCTTTCCCTAGCGACCCCTATGGAGGACGGGGCTCCCCTTTTCCCCTGGGGCTGCCATTCTCTCCACCAGCCACCTTTCGGCCTCCACTGCCTTCATCCCCACCAAATGAaggccccttccctccccagagtGGTGTTCATCCCCCACCTGCTGAGGGGTACAGTGAGGTAGGGCCAAGCTatggccctggggagggggctccgGAGCAGGAGAAATCCAGGGGTGGCTACAGCAGCAGCTTCCGAGATGGAGTCCCTATCCAGGGTATCACGCTGGAGGAAG TGAGTGAGATTATTGGCCGAGACCTGAGTGGCTTCCCAGCGCCTCCTGGAGAAGAGCCTCCTGCCTGA
- the NFATC4 gene encoding nuclear factor of activated T-cells, cytoplasmic 4 isoform X1, with amino-acid sequence MGAASCEDEELEFKLVFGEEKEAPPLGAGGSGEELDSEDAPPCCRLALGEPPPYGAAPIGIPRPPPPRPGMHSPPPRPAPSPGTWESQPARSVRLGGLGGGSGGAGGGRILECPSIRITSISPTPEPPATLEDNPDAWVDGSPRDYPPPEGFGGYREAGGQGGGPFFSPSPGSSSLSSWSFFSDASDEAALYAACDEVESELNEAASRFGLGSPLPSPRASPRPWTPDDPWNLYGPSPGGRGPEDSWLLLSAPGPTPASPRPASPCGKRRYSSSGTPSSASPALSRRGSLGEEGPEPPPPPPLPLARDPGSPGPFDYVGAPPAESIPQKTRRTSSEQAVALPRSEEPAPCNGKLPSGAEEAAAPPGGPRKEVAGMDYLAVPSPLAWSKARIGGHSPIFRTSALPPLDWPLPSQYEQLELRIEVQPRAHHRAHYETEGSRGAVKAAPGGHPVVKLLGYSEKPLTLQMFIGTADERNLRPHAFYQVHRITGKMVATASYEAVVSGTKVLEMTLLPENNMAANIDCAGILKLRNSDIELRKGETDIGRKNTRVRLVFRVHVPQGSGKVVSVQTASVPIECSQRSAQELPQVEAYSPSACSVRGGEELVLTGSNFLPDSKVVFIERGPDGKLQWEEEATVNRLQSNEVTLTLTVPEYSNKRVSRPVQVYFYVSNGRRKRSPTQSFKFLPVIFKEEPLPDSSLRGFPSASGPPFGTDMDFSPPRPPYPSYPHEDPAYETPYLSEGFSYGTPPLYPQTGPPPSYRPGLRIFPETGGTTGCTRPPPVSFLPRPFPSDPYGGRGSPFPLGLPFSPPATFRPPLPSSPPNEGPFPPQSGVHPPPAEGYSEVGPSYGPGEGAPEQEKSRGGYSSSFRDGVPIQGITLEEVSEIIGRDLSGFPAPPGEEPPA; translated from the exons ATGGGGGCAGCAAGCTGCGAGGATGAGGAGCTGGAATTTAAGCTGGTGTTCGGGGAGGAAAAGGAGGCCCCCCCGCTGGGCGCGGGGGGATCGGGGGAAG AACTGGACTCGGAGGATGCCCCGCCATGCTGCCGTCTGGCCCTGGGGGAGCCCCCTCCCTATGGCGCTGCCCCTATTGGCATTCCCCGGCCTCCACCCCCTCGGCCTGGCATGCACTCACCACCACCCCGCCCGGCCCCCTCACCTGGCACTTGGGAGAGCCAGCCAGCCCGGTCAGTGAGGCTGGGGGGGCTGGGAGGCGGTTCCGGGGGCGCTGGGGGAGGCCGTATTCTTGAGTGCCCCAGCATCCGCATCACCTCTATCTCtcccacgcctgaaccacctgccacactgGAGGACAACCCAGATGCCTGGGTGGACGGCTCCCCCAGGGATTACCCCCCACCAGAAGGCTTTGGAGGCTACCGAGAGGCAGGGGGCCAGGGCGGGGGCCCCTTCTTCAGCCCGAGCCCTGGCAGCAGCAGCCTGTCCTCGTGGAGCTTCTTCTCAGATGCCTCCGATGAGGCAGCCCTGTATGCGGCCTGCGACGAAGTGGAGTCTGAGCTCAATGAGGCGGCCTCGCGCTTTGGCCtgggctccccactgccctcgcCCCGGGCCTCTCCTAGGCCGTGGACCCCGGATGACCCCTGGAACCTGTATGGTCCAAGCCCCGGAGGCCGGGGGCCGGAGGATAGCTGGCTACTCCTCAGCGCTCCTGGGCCCACCCCGGCCTCCCCACGGCCTGCCTCTCCATGTGGCAAGCGGCGCTATTCCAGCTCGGGAACCCCATCTTCGGCCTCCCCAGCTCTGTCCCGCCGAGGCAGTCTAGGGGAGGAGGGGCCTGAGCCACCTCCACCACCCCCATTGCCTCTGGCCCGGGACCCTGGCTCCCCTGGCCCCTTTGACTACGTGGGGGCCCCACCTGCCGAGAGCATCCCACAGAAGACCCGGAGGACTTCCAGCGAGCAGGCAGTGGCCCTGCCTCGGTCTGAGGAGCCTGCCCCATGCAATGGAAAGCTGCCTTCTGGAGCAGAGGAGGCTGCAGCTCCCCCGGGGGGTCCTCGGAAGGAGGTGGCTGGCATGGACTACCTGGCAGTGCCCTCCCCACTGGCTTGGTCAAAGGCCCGGATTGGAGGACACAGCCCCATCTTCAG GACCTCTGCCCTACCCCCCCTGGACTGGCCTCTGCCAAGCCAGTATGAGCAGCTGGAGCTGAGGATCGAGGTGCAGCCTAGAGCCCACCACAGGGCCCACTATGAGACAGAGGGCAGCCGAGGAGCTGTCAAAGCTGCCCCTGGTGGTCACCCCGTAGTCAAG CTCCTAGGCTACAGTGAGAAGCCACTGACCCTACAGATGTTCATTGGCACTGCAGATGAGAGGAACCTGCGGCCTCATGCTTTCTATCAGGTGCACCGTATCACGGGCAAGATGGTGGCCACAGCCAGCTATGAAGCTGTAGTCAGTGGTACCAAGGTGTTGGAGATGACCCTGCTTCCTGAGAACAACATGGCAGCCAA CATCGACTGTGCTGGAATCCTGAAGCTTCGGAATTCCGACATTGAGCTGCGGAAGGGTGAGACGGACATCGGGCGCAAGAACACACGTGTGCGGCTGGTATTCCGGGTACACGTGCCCCAGGGCAGCGGGAAGGTCGTCTCGGTGCAGACAGCATCTGTGCCTATCGAGTGCT CCCAGCGCTCAGCCCAGGAGCTGCCCCAGGTGGAGGCCTACAGCCCCAGCGCCTGCTCcgtgagaggaggagaggaactAGTGCTAACAGGCTCCAACTTCCTGCCAGACTCTAAGGTGGTATTCATTGAGAGGGGCCCTG ATGGAAAGCtgcagtgggaggaggaggccaCAGTGAACCGGTTGCAGAGCAATGAG GTGACGCTGACCCTGACCGTCCCCGAGTACAGCAACAAGCGGGTGTCCCGGCCGGTCCAGGTCTACTTTTATGTCTCCAATGGGCGGAGGAAGCGCAGCCCTACCCAGAGTTTCAAGTTCCTGCCTG TGATCTTCAAGGAGGAGCCCCTGCCAGACTCATCTCTCCGGGGTTTCCCTTCAGCATCGGGCCCCCCCTTTGGCACTGACATGGACTTCTCACCACCCAGGCCCCCCTACCCCTCCTATCCCCATGAAGACCCTGCTTATGAAACTCCTTACCTGTCAGAAGGCTTCAGCTATGGCACGCCACCTCTATACCCCCAGACGGGGCCCCCGCCATCCTACAGACCTGGCCTGCGGATATTCCCTGAGACTGGGGGTACCACAGGTTGTACCCGCCCACCTCCAGTCTCCTTCCTTCCCCGGCCTTTCCCTAGCGACCCCTATGGAGGACGGGGCTCCCCTTTTCCCCTGGGGCTGCCATTCTCTCCACCAGCCACCTTTCGGCCTCCACTGCCTTCATCCCCACCAAATGAaggccccttccctccccagagtGGTGTTCATCCCCCACCTGCTGAGGGGTACAGTGAGGTAGGGCCAAGCTatggccctggggagggggctccgGAGCAGGAGAAATCCAGGGGTGGCTACAGCAGCAGCTTCCGAGATGGAGTCCCTATCCAGGGTATCACGCTGGAGGAAG TGAGTGAGATTATTGGCCGAGACCTGAGTGGCTTCCCAGCGCCTCCTGGAGAAGAGCCTCCTGCCTGA
- the NFATC4 gene encoding nuclear factor of activated T-cells, cytoplasmic 4 isoform X3, with the protein MGAASCEDEELEFKLVFGEEKEAPPLGAGGSGEELDSEDAPPCCRLALGEPPPYGAAPIGIPRPPPPRPGMHSPPPRPAPSPGTWESQPARSVRLGGLGGGSGGAGGGRILECPSIRITSISPTPEPPATLEDNPDAWVDGSPRDYPPPEGFGGYREAGGQGGGPFFSPSPGSSSLSSWSFFSDASDEAALYAACDEVESELNEAASRFGLGSPLPSPRASPRPWTPDDPWNLYGPSPGGRGPEDSWLLLSAPGPTPASPRPASPCGKRRYSSSGTPSSASPALSRRGSLGEEGPEPPPPPPLPLARDPGSPGPFDYVGAPPAESIPQKTRRTSSEQAVALPRSEEPAPCNGKLPSGAEEAAAPPGGPRKEVAGMDYLAVPSPLAWSKARIGGHSPIFRTSALPPLDWPLPSQYEQLELRIEVQPRAHHRAHYETEGSRGAVKAAPGGHPVVKVHRITGKMVATASYEAVVSGTKVLEMTLLPENNMAANIDCAGILKLRNSDIELRKGETDIGRKNTRVRLVFRVHVPQGSGKVVSVQTASVPIECSQRSAQELPQVEAYSPSACSVRGGEELVLTGSNFLPDSKVVFIERGPDGKLQWEEEATVNRLQSNEVTLTLTVPEYSNKRVSRPVQVYFYVSNGRRKRSPTQSFKFLPVIFKEEPLPDSSLRGFPSASGPPFGTDMDFSPPRPPYPSYPHEDPAYETPYLSEGFSYGTPPLYPQTGPPPSYRPGLRIFPETGGTTGCTRPPPVSFLPRPFPSDPYGGRGSPFPLGLPFSPPATFRPPLPSSPPNEGPFPPQSGVHPPPAEGYSEVGPSYGPGEGAPEQEKSRGGYSSSFRDGVPIQGITLEEVSEIIGRDLSGFPAPPGEEPPA; encoded by the exons ATGGGGGCAGCAAGCTGCGAGGATGAGGAGCTGGAATTTAAGCTGGTGTTCGGGGAGGAAAAGGAGGCCCCCCCGCTGGGCGCGGGGGGATCGGGGGAAG AACTGGACTCGGAGGATGCCCCGCCATGCTGCCGTCTGGCCCTGGGGGAGCCCCCTCCCTATGGCGCTGCCCCTATTGGCATTCCCCGGCCTCCACCCCCTCGGCCTGGCATGCACTCACCACCACCCCGCCCGGCCCCCTCACCTGGCACTTGGGAGAGCCAGCCAGCCCGGTCAGTGAGGCTGGGGGGGCTGGGAGGCGGTTCCGGGGGCGCTGGGGGAGGCCGTATTCTTGAGTGCCCCAGCATCCGCATCACCTCTATCTCtcccacgcctgaaccacctgccacactgGAGGACAACCCAGATGCCTGGGTGGACGGCTCCCCCAGGGATTACCCCCCACCAGAAGGCTTTGGAGGCTACCGAGAGGCAGGGGGCCAGGGCGGGGGCCCCTTCTTCAGCCCGAGCCCTGGCAGCAGCAGCCTGTCCTCGTGGAGCTTCTTCTCAGATGCCTCCGATGAGGCAGCCCTGTATGCGGCCTGCGACGAAGTGGAGTCTGAGCTCAATGAGGCGGCCTCGCGCTTTGGCCtgggctccccactgccctcgcCCCGGGCCTCTCCTAGGCCGTGGACCCCGGATGACCCCTGGAACCTGTATGGTCCAAGCCCCGGAGGCCGGGGGCCGGAGGATAGCTGGCTACTCCTCAGCGCTCCTGGGCCCACCCCGGCCTCCCCACGGCCTGCCTCTCCATGTGGCAAGCGGCGCTATTCCAGCTCGGGAACCCCATCTTCGGCCTCCCCAGCTCTGTCCCGCCGAGGCAGTCTAGGGGAGGAGGGGCCTGAGCCACCTCCACCACCCCCATTGCCTCTGGCCCGGGACCCTGGCTCCCCTGGCCCCTTTGACTACGTGGGGGCCCCACCTGCCGAGAGCATCCCACAGAAGACCCGGAGGACTTCCAGCGAGCAGGCAGTGGCCCTGCCTCGGTCTGAGGAGCCTGCCCCATGCAATGGAAAGCTGCCTTCTGGAGCAGAGGAGGCTGCAGCTCCCCCGGGGGGTCCTCGGAAGGAGGTGGCTGGCATGGACTACCTGGCAGTGCCCTCCCCACTGGCTTGGTCAAAGGCCCGGATTGGAGGACACAGCCCCATCTTCAG GACCTCTGCCCTACCCCCCCTGGACTGGCCTCTGCCAAGCCAGTATGAGCAGCTGGAGCTGAGGATCGAGGTGCAGCCTAGAGCCCACCACAGGGCCCACTATGAGACAGAGGGCAGCCGAGGAGCTGTCAAAGCTGCCCCTGGTGGTCACCCCGTAGTCAAG GTGCACCGTATCACGGGCAAGATGGTGGCCACAGCCAGCTATGAAGCTGTAGTCAGTGGTACCAAGGTGTTGGAGATGACCCTGCTTCCTGAGAACAACATGGCAGCCAA CATCGACTGTGCTGGAATCCTGAAGCTTCGGAATTCCGACATTGAGCTGCGGAAGGGTGAGACGGACATCGGGCGCAAGAACACACGTGTGCGGCTGGTATTCCGGGTACACGTGCCCCAGGGCAGCGGGAAGGTCGTCTCGGTGCAGACAGCATCTGTGCCTATCGAGTGCT CCCAGCGCTCAGCCCAGGAGCTGCCCCAGGTGGAGGCCTACAGCCCCAGCGCCTGCTCcgtgagaggaggagaggaactAGTGCTAACAGGCTCCAACTTCCTGCCAGACTCTAAGGTGGTATTCATTGAGAGGGGCCCTG ATGGAAAGCtgcagtgggaggaggaggccaCAGTGAACCGGTTGCAGAGCAATGAG GTGACGCTGACCCTGACCGTCCCCGAGTACAGCAACAAGCGGGTGTCCCGGCCGGTCCAGGTCTACTTTTATGTCTCCAATGGGCGGAGGAAGCGCAGCCCTACCCAGAGTTTCAAGTTCCTGCCTG TGATCTTCAAGGAGGAGCCCCTGCCAGACTCATCTCTCCGGGGTTTCCCTTCAGCATCGGGCCCCCCCTTTGGCACTGACATGGACTTCTCACCACCCAGGCCCCCCTACCCCTCCTATCCCCATGAAGACCCTGCTTATGAAACTCCTTACCTGTCAGAAGGCTTCAGCTATGGCACGCCACCTCTATACCCCCAGACGGGGCCCCCGCCATCCTACAGACCTGGCCTGCGGATATTCCCTGAGACTGGGGGTACCACAGGTTGTACCCGCCCACCTCCAGTCTCCTTCCTTCCCCGGCCTTTCCCTAGCGACCCCTATGGAGGACGGGGCTCCCCTTTTCCCCTGGGGCTGCCATTCTCTCCACCAGCCACCTTTCGGCCTCCACTGCCTTCATCCCCACCAAATGAaggccccttccctccccagagtGGTGTTCATCCCCCACCTGCTGAGGGGTACAGTGAGGTAGGGCCAAGCTatggccctggggagggggctccgGAGCAGGAGAAATCCAGGGGTGGCTACAGCAGCAGCTTCCGAGATGGAGTCCCTATCCAGGGTATCACGCTGGAGGAAG TGAGTGAGATTATTGGCCGAGACCTGAGTGGCTTCCCAGCGCCTCCTGGAGAAGAGCCTCCTGCCTGA